The following proteins come from a genomic window of Astatotilapia calliptera chromosome 11, fAstCal1.2, whole genome shotgun sequence:
- the nes gene encoding nestin produces MELHSLQRTTHTNHLGEEKQQMLNLNRRLGTYLNRVKLLEEENMLLAKEIQAMRHNNQGALTRRRGLEEELRQARLEVDAVWRDRVLTELEVGKLTEELQALDLWRQREAEEKVKAKTKLEQSRKELEEEQRAQIWLREKVNQLEHEMRLLIQTHGEDVAHLEATLTHSRATLSYTFSQKGNHTPNLLQLGHEYSQSATRAWQEAAEAYQDQLTRLEESLNQARSRLTQVGQEKRESQLKLQALEKEIISAQEIRQHLEKTVAQQTDKYSQEMQQLQEHLESLEVEKHELGQQINHIIMENRGLTQLKMSLGLEVATYRALLDGESLRGDVSVLNQPRNISITDAVFSSQGVKKNYQTQLSASRKTTSLSSIRSIAEPTVMSTTLFLSRKPVTSNETPKTSEKCPDARKAETWETPYPKIMQDGAVENFRPQEVCEKVTYAEPLSPPNEPETNAKAPSGEEEADWNDVDVKCSDERPIVESVVSCQVESTLSTEQSFNDEVGRHQFTAPSYTPYHANLKEEPSSFPDESDEDVALLGEAEEQYKQQDPLDACVREVCTGKDTGHIQEESSDSETEAVLEPTPESRPCSPESQCVFNQAVDKNLDENVTNDVDPTEIKQEISCSMIETNQMDVEDKLYPDGEEMDTWDSVIERKTDVKTDDCNTNDEVKGQHAEPEEDISAREQVNEQKGSIMQDFATVVQQGNIMTSSLIDKQADDQEHAALEQELVPLPDNEGDDDDDEDSQNVSMSWKTEVEGDSYAQDNTLADTRPLIRYKSDETDANTQASHMDESESSEGEQEKKIGETGTGTWSESKAKKFGTMEDLCEEVEGETMDDEYNLSYTHIKDGDDDDGTTVSERVIQVNDKESAEEGIRDGREGHSDEETEELTEHMVPANVAYDEELETDKLVEQELENLCTDSYSAHFAQQQDGDQLLYTNDESDREITEEEEDMSYCETGTKVNHELVSSTTIIDQTSENPSVSDLADMTHHIDTVDVEDIHYEDQEVKDTPEKREEEGGPNVSMVTHADIAEDQSGFSKFMSSPEMEEINNSVDPNSVLLVTTDEENVQDMAAQDEVKDAFPLEVIGQSQEQDESDKDCQELPEAEWEVLGDPREDSEARDEIEYDDKCQKVPETTNEGDVIHQEEPLEIPNESTADENGIFKANDPANNGLNGLFSSGIKSDFWVSSLESGATGEPADACNEAAEQTNENLGFVDNLVWEITKNQKAFNGKSRVDIESALTTKSEHEQMDKQVKQVLGRNVSEGELVHSEESEAEAELWSSGEEPA; encoded by the exons atggagctccacagtttaCAAAGGACCACCCACACCAACCACCTGGGTGAGGAGAAGCAGCAAATGCTGAACCTAAATCGACGACTCGGGACCTACCTGAACCGAGTTAAACTCCTAGAGGAGGAAAACATGCTGCTTGCAAAGGAGATACAAGCTATGAGACACAATAATCAAGGTGCTTTGACACGCAGAAGAGGCCTGGAGGAAGAGTTGCGGCAGGCAAGACTGGAAGTAGATGCAGTCTGGAGAGATAGGGTCCTCACAGAGCTGGAAGTTGGCAAGTTGACTGAGGAACTTCAAGCGCTGGACTTGTGGAGACAGAGGGAGGCTGAAGAAAAAGTGAAGGCCAAGACAAAGCTGGAGCAAAGCAGGAAGGAGTTGGAGGAGGAACAGAGGGCACAGATTTGGCTTAGAGAGAAGGTCAACCAGCTGGAGCATGAGATGAGACTCCTGATCCAAACACATGGGGAGGATGTAGCCCACCTGGAAGCCACACTGACCCATTCTAGAGCTACATTATCTTACACATTTTCTCAAAAGGGCAACCATACACCGAATCTCCTTCAGCTGGGGCATGAATACTCTCAGAGTGCCACCAGAGCATGGCAGGAGGCAGCAGAGGCTTATCAGGACCAGCTGACTCGGTTAGAGGAGTCACTTAACCAGGCCAGGAGCCGTTTGACCCAAGTGGGTCAGGAGAAACGTGAGAGCCAGCTGAAGCTCCAAGCCCTGGAGAAGGAGATCATCTCAGCTCAGGAAATCAGACAGCATCTGGAGAAAACTGTTGCCCAGCAGACAGACAAATACAGCCAAGAGATGCAGCAGCTCCAG GAGCACTTGGAGTCCTTAGAGGTGGAGAAGCATGAGCTTGGTCAACAGATCAATCATATCATAATGGAGAACCGAGGCCTGACGCAGCTGAAAATGTCTCTAGGTCTCGAAGTAGCAACATACAG AGCTTTGCTGGATGGTGAAAGCCTGAGGGGAGACGTGTCTGTGTTAAATCAGCCAAGAAACATTTCCATCACAG ATGCAGTTTTCAGTTCTCAAGGGGTTAAAAAGAATTACCAGACTCAGCTGTCTGCTAGCCGCAAAACCACTTCTCTCTCATCAATTCGCAGCATAGCAGAACCAACAGTAATGTCTACCACTCTATTTTTAAGTAGAAAACCTGTAACGTCAAATGAAACACCAAAGACTTCAGAGAAATGTCCTGATGCAagaaaggcagaaacatgggaAACCCCTTATCCAAAAATAATGCAGGATGGAGCTGTTGAAAATTTCAGACCACAGGAAGTTTGTGAAAAAGTCACGTATGCTGAGCCTTTGTCGCCTCCTAATGAGCCAGAAACGAATGCTAAAGCACCATCAGGGGAAGAGGAAGCAGACTGGAACGATGTTGATGTTAAATGCTCTGATGAAAGGCCAATTGTTGAGTCAGTTGTCAGTTGTCAGGTTGAATCTACCCTCAGCACTGAGCAATCCTTTAATGATGAAGTTGGCCGTCACCAGTTTACAGCACCCAGCTATACACCATATCATGCAAATTTGAAAGAAGAGCCCAGCAGTTTCCCAGATGAGTCTGATGAGGATGTAGCTTTGTTAGGGGAAGCTGAAGAGCAATATAAGCAACAGGATCCACTTGATGCATGTGTAAGGGAAGTGTGTACAGGCAAAGATACAGGGCATATTCAAGAAGAGAGTTCAGATTCTGAAACAGAGGCAGTGCTTGAACCGACACCCGAATCCAGGCCTTGCAGCCCAGAATCTCAATGCGTTTTTAACCAAGCTGTTGATAAAAATTTAGATGAAAATGTTACAAATGATGTCGATccaactgaaataaaacaagaaataagTTGTTCTATGATAGAGACAAACCAAATGGATGTCGAAGATAAATTATACCCTGATGGAGAAGAGATGGATACATGGGATAGTGTAATAGAGAGGAAGACTGATGTAAAGACAGACGATTGCAATACAAATGATGAAGTAAAAGGACAACATGCTGAACCAGAGGAGGACATATCAGCAAGAGAACAAGTGAATGAGCAGAAAGGAAGCATTATGCAGGATTTTGCTACAGTTGTACAGCAAGGCAACATTATGACTTCTTCCCTGATTGACAAGCAAGCAGATGACCAAGAGCATGCTGCATTAGAGCAAGAACTCGTTCCACTTCCTGATAATGaaggagatgatgatgatgatgaagactcTCAAAATGTTTCCATGTCTTGGAAGACTGAGGTGGAGGGTGACAGTTATGCTCAGGACAACACTCTGGCTGATACTCGTCCTCTGATCCGATACAAAAGCGATGAGACTGATGCCAACACTCAGGCGTCACACATGGATGAGAGTGAGTCCAGTGAAggtgagcaggaaaaaaagatcGGAGAGACAGGAACTGGAACGTGGAGTGAAAGCAAGGCAAAGAAATTTGGAACAATGGAAGATCTGTGTGAAGAAGTTGAGGGAGAAACAATGGATGATGAATATAATCTGAGTTACACTCATATCAAAGATGGGGATGATGATGACGGTACAACTGTAAGTGAGCGCGTTATCCAGGTGAATGATAAAGAAAGTGCAGAAGAAGGGATCAGAGATGGCCGTGAGGGACATTCAGATGAAGAAACTGAAGAACTAACAGAACACATGGTACCTGCAAATGTAGCCTATGACGAAGAGTTGGAAACGGATAAACTTGTGGAGCAGGAATTAGAAAATCTGTGCACAGACAGCTATAGTGCTCACTTTGCGCAGCAGCAAGACGGCGACCAACTGCTATACACGAATGACGAGTCTGACCGTGAGAtaacagaggaagaagaggacatGTCTTACTGTGAGACTGGAACAAAGGTGAACCATGAACTTGTATCTTCCACTACAATTATAGATCAAACTTCTGAAAACCCAAGTGTCAGTGATTTGGCGGATATGACGCATCACATAGACACTGTGGATGTAGAGGACATCCACTATGAAGATCAAGAAGTGAAAGATACCccagagaaaagagaagaagagggtGGGCCTAATGTGTCCATGGTGACGCATGCTGATATAGCAGAAGATCAGTCTGGATTTAGCAAATTTATGAGCAGTCCTGAGATGGAAGAAATCAACAACTCAGTGGATCCAAATTCTGTGTTACTCGTGACAACAGATGAGGAAAATGTGCAGGATATGGCAGCTCAGGATGAGGTAAAAGATGCTTTCCCTCTTGAAGTTATCGGTCAGTCTCAAGAACAAGATGAGAGTGATAAAGATTGCCAGGAGCTTCCTGAAGCTGAATGGGAAGTTCTAGGAGACCCAAGAGAGGATTCTGAAGCCAGGGATGAGATTGAATATGATGATAAATGTCAAAAAGTGCCAGAAACCACAAACGAGGGTGATGTTATACACCAGGAGGAGCCCCTTGAGATTCCCAATGAAAGTACAGCTGATGAAAATGGTATTTTTAAGGCaaatgatccagcaaacaaTGGGCTCAATGGTCTCTTTTCCTCTGGCATAAAGAGTGACTTCTGGGTGTCCTCTTTAGAGAGCGGTGCCACCGGTGAACCAGCTGATGCCTGCAATGAAGCAGCTGAGCAAACTAATGAGAATCTGGGATTTGTTGACAACCTAGTCTGGGAGATTACAAAAAACCAGAAAGCCTTTAACGGCAAGTCCAGGGTGGATATTGAGTCAGCGCTCACTACTAAGAGCGAGCACGAACAAATGGATAAACAAGTAAAGCAGGTGTTGGGTAGAAATGTTAGCGAGGGGGAGTTGGTTCATTCTGAGGAgtctgaagctgaagctgaattGTGGTCATCTGGAGAGGAACCAGCATAA
- the LOC113032138 gene encoding C-type lectin lectoxin-Phi1-like translates to MNLTAENHSLREKNEQLEAQNKGLETEKENLTEQIRDISWNNLNISRSQWSIDAYCPKENNKRTCKPCQNGWDHVESSCYAVNDAVRDQWKTWEEAQENCREKCSDLPVVINEEEKKNVSENSWKYDGNKGYWIGLRVEDGIWKWLDGRNLTDSSWINQPPSDGHCAISVQNEGFKSVNCNEKNRWICKKKAVVV, encoded by the exons ATGAACCTGACTGCAGAAAACCACAGCCTTAGAGAGAAAAATGAGCAGTTGGAGGCTCAGAATAAGGGGCTGGAGACAGAGAAGGAAAATCTAACAGAACAAATACGTGACATATCATGGAACAATCTCAATATTAGTCGATCTCAGTGGAGCATTGATGCCTACTGTCCCAAAGAAAATAACA AACGAACATGTAAGCCTTGTCAGAATGGATGGGATCATGTTGAGTCCAGCTGCTATGCAGTTAATGATGCTGTCCGTGATCAATGGAAAACCTGGGAAGAAGCTCAAGAAAACTGCAGAGAAAAGTGTTCAGATTTACCTGTTGTTAttaatgaagaagaaaag aaaaatgtcagtgaaaaCAGTTGGAAATATGATGGAAACAAAGGATACTGGATTGGTCTGAGAGTTGAAGATGGGATATGGAAGTGGCTGGATGGAAGGAATCTGACTGATAG CTCCTGGATCAACCAGCCTCCTTCTGATGGTCACTGTGCAATCTCTGTCCAAAACGAAGGATTTAAATCAGTGAACTGTAATGAGAAGAACAGATGGATCTGCAAAAAGAAAGCTGTAGTTGTTTGA
- the LOC113032385 gene encoding C-type lectin domain family 4 member G-like — MAEDEVNYSSVVFKPNQQQKSEVKKEETVYDNVKVENKATEQTPVTNAPAEFLSDKKSNSRCRHYQQLACCLGTLCIILVLGIIAVSVYHVTSIHEIDETELNQLKENQTTLNAVNRNLTKLNNKLNSDNEDLKRNQTKLTLQMNNLTQVITVLEKNVTNLTAENQNLRGKNEELEAEKKNLTDQIQNMTTSWNELNVSRAQWSIDAYCPKTNNNRMCVVCQTGWLPFQSGCYAINNPKASEQKTWKGAQDDCIGKISDLAVVNNETEKSYISDNSWDSSGNNGYWIGLRVKDGNWKWVDGRNLTKSAWIPGSPTDGQCAISVTNQGFKSVSCSEQNRWICKKKALTL; from the exons ATGGCAGAGGACGAGGTTAACTACTCATCAGTTGTATTTAAACCtaaccaacaacaaaaatcagaaG ttaaaaaggaagaaacagtGTATGATAATGTAAAGGTGGAAAATAAGGCAACAGAACAAACTCCTGTCACAAATG CCCCTGCAGAATTCTTGTCTGACAAGAAATCAAACAGCAGATGTCGCCACTATCAGCAGTTGGCTTGTTGTTTGGGCACGCTTTGTATAATTTTGGTGTTGGGCATCATAGCAGTCAGTGTCTATC ATGTCACATCAATTCATGAGATTGATGAAACTGAGCTGAACCAactgaaagaaaaccaaacaacttTAAACGCTGTCAATCGTAACCTGACAAAACTCAACAACAAACTCAACTCAGACAATGAAGACTTGAAGAGGAACCAAACCAAGCTCACACTCCAGATGAACAACCTGACTCAAGTCATCACTGTCTTAGAGAAAAATGTGACAAACCTGACTGCAGAAAACCAGAACCTTAGAGGGAAAAATGAGGAGCTGGAGGCAGAGAAGAAAAACCTAACAGACCAAATACAAAACATGACAACATCGTGGAATGAGCTCAATGTTAGTCGAGCTCAATGGAGCATTGATGCCTACTGTCCCAAGACCAATAACA ACcgaatgtgtgttgtttgtcAGACTGGCTGGCTTCCCTTCCAGTCAGGCTGCTATGCAATTAATAATCCTAAAGCTTCTGAGCAGAAAACCTGGAAAGGTGCTCAAGATGACTGTATAGGAAAGATTTCAGATTTGGCTGTTGTGAataatgaaacagaaaag AGTTAtatcagtgacaacagctgGGATAGTTCAGGAAACAATGGATACTGGATTGGTCTGAGAGTCAAAGATGGGAACTGGAAGTGGGTGGATGGAAGGAATCTGACTAAGAG TGCCTGGATCCCAGGGTCTCCTACTGATGGTCAGTGTGCAATCTCTGTCACAAATCAAGGATTTAAGTCAGTGAGCTGTAGTGAGCAGAACCGATGGATCTGCAAGAAAAAAGCCTTAACTCTTTGA
- the LOC113032294 gene encoding asialoglycoprotein receptor 1-like — protein sequence MAEDEVNYASVVFKPNQQQRSEVKREETVYDEVKVQNKATEQTPVTNVKKEETVYDEVKVQNKATEQTPVTNASAEFLPDKKSNRRCRHYQQLACCLGMLCIILALGIIAVSVYHVTLIYEIDETELNQLKENQTTLNAVNHNLTKLNNQLSSDNEDLKRNQTKLTLQMSNLTQVFNVLDKEVTNLTKENQKLKGKNEELKTQNKDLEAEKKNLTEQTQQMTTPWDELNVSRAQWSIDAYCPRENNNRKCNACQKGWELNSSCYATNNADQGEWKTWEEARKDCRGKISDLAVAINEEEMKIIREKSWQYNENKGYWIGLRVEDGKWKWLDGRNLTNNSWIDQSSPSDGHCAISLQNQGFKSVSCDEKNQWICKKKALSV from the exons ATGGCAGAGGACGAGGTTAACTACGCATCAGTTGTATTTAAACCTAACCAACAACAAAGATCAGAAG TTAAAAGGGAAGAAACAGTGTATGATGAAGTAAAGGTGCAAAATAAGGCAACAGAACAAACTCCTGTCACAAATG ttaaaaaggaagaaacagtATATGATGAAGTAAAGGTGCAAAATAAGGCAACAGAACAAACTCCTGTCACAAATG CTTCTGCAGAATTCTTGCCCGACAAGAAATCAAACCGTAGATGTCGCCACTATCAGCAGTTGGCTTGTTGTTTGGGCATGCTTTGTATAATTTTGGCATTGGGCATCATAGCAGTCAGTGTCTACC ATGTCACATTAATTTATGAGATTGATGAAACTGAGCTGAACCAactgaaagaaaaccaaacaacttTAAATGCTGTCAATCATAACCTGACAAAACTCAACAACCAACTCAGCTCAGACAATGAAGACTTGAAGAGGAACCAAACCAAGCTCACACTCCAGATGAGCAACCTGACTCAAGTCTTTAATGTCTTAGATAAAGAGGTGACAAACCTGacaaaagaaaaccagaaaCTTAAAGGGAAAAATGAGGAGCTGAAGACTCAGAATAAGGACCTGGAGGCAGAGAAGAAAAACCTAACAGAACAAACGCAACAGATGACGACACCATGGGACGAGCTCAATGTTAGTCGAGCTCAGTGGAGCATTGATGCCTACTGTCCCCGAGAAAATAACA ACAGAAAGTGTAACGCTTGTCAGAAGGGCTGGGAATTAAATTCCAGCTGCTATGCAACTAATAATGCTGACCAAGGTGAATGGAAAACCTGGGAAGAAGCTCGAAAAGACTGCAGAGGAAAGATTTCAGATTTGGCTGTTGCAATTAatgaagaagaaatg AAAATTATTCGTGAAAAGAGTTGGCAATATAATGAAAACAAAGGATACTGGATTGGCCTGAGAGTTGAAGATGGGAAATGGAAGTGGCTGGATGGAAGGAATCTGACTAATAA CTCCTGGATCGACCAGTCATCTCCTTCTGATGGTCACTGTGCAATCTCTCTCCAAAACCAAGGATTTAAATCAGTCAGCTGTGATGAGAAGAACCAATGGATCTGCAAGAAGAAAGCTTTGTCTGTTTGA